Genomic segment of Melanotaenia boesemani isolate fMelBoe1 chromosome 10, fMelBoe1.pri, whole genome shotgun sequence:
GCACCTTGTGTGTATTAAAAAGGAAGTACTGAAGCAGTATGTAGAACGTGCTTCAAGTACAACCTTGTTGAGAATCCTTTTGGCATTTCCAGATGACAGAAGCTGAACTCTTCAAAGACATCAGTTGTACTCCTTGTACATAAAGCTCTTTTATAAACTTCTctatatgtcttttttttctgtagatgGACTGACTGAAACCAAAACCCAAGAGGAGACAGGCCTTATTCCGCTCTCTCATGTTGTTTCAATCACCAGTCTACTGTACAAAGGAGGCAACCTGATGGCATGATGACTGCACAGCGCCCATCTGCCTGTGCTGTTGTCTCAGTTTGAGCCTCATAAAAGGAAGCGGGCCTGACAATGCCAGAGGCAGAGGATCCGGCTTTACGGTCTGAGCAGAGAAACATTAGCAGAGTGCCGTTCTTCAGAAGGAGATGTCCTTCAGTGTGGTGCCAACTCTCCCTGGGGCAGCAGCATAAGACACAGCCTCTTATTTACCATATACAGGATCTCTCTGTGCCCTTAATGAGCCAGGATATTCTGCATCACAGAGACAAAGGCCACGCTTTCAATGAAGAAGCTGTGGTTTTGCTGAattaaataatgataattaagaaaatattaatCAAACTCTGGCTCTCTCGGCTCTGTAGATGTGTTGAGGGAGTGGGTCTTCCAGCTTAGCCTGTAGGAGTTCTCATTTAGAGTATGCCTGCGACCTATGAAGCTGCAggcaaacacatacacacacatgcacacaaatacacagagaTGCAGCATACAATTAAAAGCAAACCCTAGTGGCCTTCTACTCTATAATTAAACACCCTTTGGTGCTCTGTACAAAAATACTGAGCCAGGTTCACATGTGTCAAGGAGAGGAGTGAAAGGAAACATTAAGAAGCTGTTGGTTCTTCATGTTGCAAGTTTTGTTCAATgcaatgaattaataaaaagcaCAAACTAATACCTTCCCAACGTGCAGTTGGTATGTCTGGCGGGGCAGCAGCAGCTATACAGCTGTTCTGTGAAACTTTAATGCTGCTGCAAGCCTTGAGCTCTGCCTAGGCTCTTTTTCCTTAGAGGTGAGGGTGAGGTGGAGCTTTTTACAAATTCACTCTAACTGGGGCAAGCATCTGAACACAGAGAAGGATTCCTACAACCTTTAAAAACCTCAAAATACAGCTGCCTGGCAGGTGGAAATGGCCACTAGGTCCCCAACAGCATCTTTAAAAACCTCAACTTCTCGTACAGATTTTTCCAAACATATAAGAATTCAAAACTGTTTTCAATGAAAGATTAGGTGATTGTAAGGTTTATTTCTTTGCCTCTTTTGATGCCAGAGTCATTGTCATATGGCTGTAGTTGTTATGGTAATGTGAGGTAGTCCATCTCCTTCCCAGCATGCTCTGTGTTTGACATTCATGGGGTTAAAGTCCTCTGAATGATGAAGTGCCAGTGTTTGGGACAGTAAATTGCGTTGTTTCAATTGAGAAGAGAGTTCCCCTTGGGTTTGCCGGAGGTCCCTACGGGCTGGCCTTGAGCAGAACAGCATGTTGTACATCCatataaaaaaagggaaaaatatggtggtaCTTTTCTCTTTATGATGGAGAGATTAATCTGTCACCATATTCAGACATAAATCTCCCTCTATGCTTTGCAAAATACTGTTTTATCTTACTTtaaactatattttatttttttattgcccATAAACACAAACCCTCACAAAGGGCTAATGTTCTCATCAATATTATTACAAAATGATCATAAATCTAATGCCTTGTTAAAATTTGAAGCCCTTTCTCTCCTTAGCTACTCAACCATTGAAAATATTAGACAGAAGCATTATTTATCAGGCTCACAATGAGAGGCGATCCTCTAACAAATCTGAGCTACAGCACACCACTTTTTTCCAACATGAAATTATTGCACTTTTCTTCCCATCCTTTCCTCATCAGTGTGCTCAGCAGTTGTGACTCTGTCTTTTGGGGCTATATTTTTCTTATACTTCAGTAGAAATGCCTTGACAACACTGTGGTGGTTATTTCATCCTGAGAGACCACAAACTAAACAGCAGAAACACGGTGTATAGACGCTTGTTTAGTGGTATGCAAATCATCTTTGCCGGGGGTGAAATTAacattttcaattaaaatattagcaccaaacaaacacagaaaaacacactaaTGATTAAATCATCTTGATAGAATAGCACAGTGTAGAAAGAggcttgtttattttatatgccACAAACTCCTGTTCTCATAGTCATAAATCTTTATGTTAGCAATTGAAGGTTTAAGTATAAAAACAACTatttcaacagtttttatttattcacacaaGACGGATTTCATCAGTTGTGCAAATTAAATGTGGTCTAATagctgtttttaataattttaacttgttttaaatcATCTAATAATTAAGAAAATGGTTATTAAAAGACTGTAAACATGCCATTTATGATCAAATAtgcctttattttttaaattgtaaaatcTCGGCGTTTCTTAATCAGGTATCACATTTGAGGCGCTTATGTTTGCATAAAACTTTATCGCCCTCTGGTGGTTATTCACAAGAACAGCATCTAAGACAATACTAAGGAGGCAAGAAGAAGAACGGTgtaacagacagaaaatgtaatGCTTATTGTCATGCAttacaaaaattaaacttattCCTTTGATGTTGCACTCATATGTCCAGTAACATGCTATCATTGCAGAAAACTGCTCCAGGATGACATGCATGAGACCAAAATTCCTAGTAAAACTTTCTTGTGGTAGAGAGTGAGATTTATTTGGTAATGATTAAATTTTACTCCTCTGGTCCACAGAGGCTGAGTAGAGCCTTTTGGTAGTCTCCCTTGGTATGTTCCTGAGAAGAGAAAAGTAAGAGAGCAGGTTGGAGGTGCATGAGAATACAAACTTTACTGTGAATTTGTTACTGGCCTCTTACTGCAATAGTCTGCTGCAGTGACTGTCCAAAGGCCTTCTTGTATTCAGAAGCGATCTTTTTCAGGTCCACTTCACAACGTGACACAATAATCCTGGTCACTATCTTCTCTTTGGCTCCTTTACtctaaaataaaagacaagtaTAAGTCAGCAATTAAGTTTTACAGGGTTTATACTTGACTGCAGCAGCTGATGCAAGACAGTTGTAAGATAACTTTCGCCTACTTTGGATTTTGTATTCCTGCAGCAAAATTGTACTTTCACAAGCAAAATTGCTTCTTACATTCGTTGGAAAAAAAGACTAGCCCTCAAAATAGCCACATTTcaacagagggaaaaaaaaaaaaaggaaaaagaaaaaaagaaagaacagctCTGTGAGTACCTTCATGGCTTCATTCAGTCTTTTGGCGAAGAACAACTGTTTGTTTTCAAAGCACTGAActggaaaaatagaaaaacagaatgaaTATATAGAATTGTACAACTTGTATGCGACAGCTTGTTTCCTTTTATAGTTTTGGAAGGCATTCATAAAAAGAATACGTGTCTCATTGTTCATTCAAAATGTTACCCATtactaatattatttattaataaaagctAAGGGTACCTAGCACCAAGAAGGACATTTGCAAGTCTCCCTTAACTTCCTTCACAATGCTCTCCTGCATGTCGTAGGGGCTGTAACTCTTGTACTTCTGAAACACTAGAGGAAAAATACTTTACTTTGAGTTGCACATTTTGCAATTGTATTACCAACACTTGTATTTATCTATAGAGTTCTGCAGGAAAACAGGGTGCAATACCTTTCTGCAGGTGAGGGACACTTCTCTCAGACATAATGGAGATCCAAGTGGGCACGTCAGTTCCTTTTATCTTCACGCCGGCATCATAGAGAGCCTtagtgtaattaaaaaaaaaaaacacttttatattGCTTGTGGTGTTCAAGTGGTATTTGCTGgttgaataaatgaattattaatatCTAAACAGCTTCTTTAATTAAACATCAAACAAACATTGCATTGTATAAGTCAGAGTAAAAGGGGTTTGTTTATaggaaaaagacaacaaaaattttttttagtaTCAGTGTTAAGGAAGCTTTtacaatataatattataaaaatattaacaattgGAATCATTGTTTGCAATaaatttgatatattttgtttaataaaaaatgttatgaaAAAGATATTGAAACTGGCAACTTACTCTGGCATCTTCATCTATCTGCTCATAATCAACAATAGCAGATGGTTCAGCTCTCTTCGTCTGTACAGAAATTAAAGAGGACTCCCGTCAGTTTCAGCAGGAATTTTGCTTATATATACACATGAGTAAACAAAGATTGGCACAGCCATAACTCACCTGCACTAGAGCCAAGAGCAGCTTAGCAAAGTTCCCAGAGGTATCACCAGACACATCTTTCTCCAATTCCTTCTTGAACACTGTAAGAAGTTAGAGATTTATTTTTGGTATTAAGCTTCATCTACACATTAACAATGACCACATAGCCATTTAATTTGTAGTTACTTAAGCCATTTTAATTCGTTGAATGGAAATCATAGCAACCATGGGTAGAACTTAATCCATTTCTAGCTCTTCATATATAAGCCTGGGATGTTTTGAACTCACACTCTTTGTAGACTTTTTTGATTTCCACCAGCTCATCATTGCTGCGTGAGCACAAAATCTCAATCAAAGTTTCCTCATCTGTTCCCAAGCCCTAAAAGAGACAGAGATCTTACAGATACACACAGCTATGCACCAAATCTTCTGTAGAAACACACATTCTACTAGTCTTCCAGTAGAGGGCAGTGCTACCTTTCAACTAAATCCTGATTAAATTCCAATCCTTTACCTTGATAGATCCTCTGATCTCTGTGGCATCAAACTGGGCTGTGCTCTTCATCAGTCCAAGGATCACCGTTTCCAGTGAGCCAGACAGCGCTCCCTTCAGAGCTGAGATCATATCCTACAAGTACAGCATTATTAATTCcccatttgttttttaatgactgCCATGTGGTTTTAAAAAACTTGTGGACTTTTTGCCTGTTGTACCTTCTTTGCTCTCCTTTCATATGCAAAAGCTATTTCTCTCCTCTGGGAATAAGTCCGCTTTGTTAGGACATCAATGATGGTCTGTTCATCCACGCCTGAAGTTTGCAGAGTTATACACATTAAGAGAAAAACATTCAACATAAATACAATTTACAAGGGGTGTATAATTCTATGTCTCAGATGTGCGTTTATAGAAAGGGAATAAACACTTTTTAGACTGCCTGGAACAAAGAAAACTTCTTTTAACACATGACCTGCGGATATCCTCTCTTATTTTTACAATTTCAAAACTGAGAACACTTTAATAACAAAATGGAGGGGTGTTTAAGAGTCAGCGGACAGACTGCTGACAACAGCTCTGCTTCACTGGCCAGGACTGATCCAGACAGCAGATATGGAGGAGTTTCCAGCAtggttgaaaacattttaagcCAGAGGCTGACTCACAGATACCACTCATCAGTGTGCAGGAacaacatttttcctttaaagagACAGGAATGCATCTTGCCTTTGGTTTTGATAGCAGTTTCAATTCTGGCAGCATCTCTGTCAGGGTCAAAGTCCAAAGCAGGTAACAGACTGGGGTACTTGGGTTCATCTGCCTACATTTCAAAGCATATCATTGATATTGAGTTTTACTAAATACAGTAGGTATTGTGTCCAGTCATATTAAGAAAAAATAGGAAAGTACAATATTACCGAAATATTGAGAGATAGCTGTCCAAGGAACTCCGATATCAAAGCCATCTTGAGAGTCCTGAAAGAGACAGAATCTTGCACTTAAATCTGCTAGTAATCTCATCACTGACTTTAATTTAACCAGGCCATGTTTATTCAGACTGAAGATATAATCATTTGAGCCAGTGAGGAATGTCTTTTGACCAGAGGCAGAGAGATGATGTGTATTCATTGTTGCTTTTGGTTTAAATGACTCAATGCAAATTGATTTTTATCAAAAATTTTGTTTAGAATGCTATGCCATGTTCAAATTCACTGAAGTTTCTAGTAATAATAGGGTCTCTTCTTTTAAATCCTTGCTGAGCCTCACATATCCATTACAGCATGACTAAAGGGACACACCCTGGAAAGATTGCTTCTGTACTTCATTCTGCTATGGCAACTGAGTCCTTCACATGCACACAAGAAAACTGACATGAGAACTCaaactggaaaaagaaattacaaaagaGCTTAAACACAGGGAGGAACAAAATTTAACTTGTTTAGACAAACTGAATGTAAGCTTTGTGAATAGTTGAGTCTGAGTCATGTGTCATGAGCTGGAAAATTCCTGAAATCTTTGTGCagtttaaagtcattttaaatacaaatggagcatttcagttttaaaatgtacaacTTCACAAGACTTACCCAAGTTGTGGATGCTGATATGATGCAGAGATTTGTCCTGGTGATGGTAAAATGAAAAGGGTGTGGAAGTTGAACTTTTATCACGTAGAAAAAGGCTTCAGCTTTCACCACCCAACTCCCTCCCCTTTCCACGCAGTCATGACTCCACCCCATCCCATGCAAGGCTCAAACCAGGCAGCTCAAAGTTTTGAAGCTTTGGGAAGTTTCCTAGATATATTCAAAGTGACTACACTGATGTGCCTTCAGGCGATTTCTCAAGGTTGTGTCTCATCTTAATATTACACAATCCAGAGGTTGCCATCATCCAAACAATTAAGACAGTTAACAATCCCATATGAACactttaaagtttatttctgctgctttaaCAAAACATATAACAGTATAGAAAAGTCACtgaacaaaaaggaaatttaaaaaataaaatgtaaacagtaaaaatgcCTCAAGCATTCACATTTCAAGaacaaatcaaaaacatgaTGAGATATTTAgtcacttttcttctttttttctcccttccttGTCAGAACAGGTTCATCTCCTCCTCTAACTCAATCTAAAATATGAAACAATCAACAAATGAACAGGATGAAACTGAATTTTGAGTCCAGAATGGCTGATTTTAAATGGATTTCTGAATTAGAttctttatgtatttgttaCGCCTAGCTGCACGTTTTTGTTTGCCTTTCTTCTTGTTGCCTTGTGGATTCGGGTTGTTCTGGCCACCTCCATGGTTTTTGCGACCCTCTTTTGATGTCTGGTGGGATACAGCAGagtaaaagatattttttttagttatcaGAGtctaaaataagataaaatcaTACATTATACCATTAAACATTTATATACGGTTCACTGATTATGCCATATTTGAATTATTGTGTTGAGCTTTGAGGAAACACAAGAGTTCTCTGCAACCGTTATATCtacaactgaaaaaaacactAAGGGTTGTCTGCAAGGTTGGATAAAGGGAACATACAGCTCTACTATTTTGGAAGTTAAAGACACTAAAATTCTGTGATTTGGTGGAGTtacaaacagcaataataatgtaCAAAGCTAGAATTAATTCATTACCCGACCACAtacaaaaaatatgttttttaaccGTGAAGGGGGACATAATCTGAAAGGAAAATTACATCTGAAGATTTAAAGTGTGAGAACAACTATGAAAAGCACATGCCTTACAGTATGTGGTTTAAAATTATGGAATAATCATCAGGAAGAACTCAATGTCCAAACATTATCCAGTTTAAGAAAACAATTGTGTACGTATATATGCAAATGTGTACATGACTATGTATGCGAAtagatctatttatttttattttctgcatttctaaaacaaacaaacaaaaaaaaaaacaactaaaataaatacatttttacttcATTCTGCTCCTTTTCGGACTCTATAGCAActgttatatttttctttaatctgtgattaatttgtgttattttttgttctaaataaagaaatatcattcaatcaatatattcactCTCAGATGAACAAAAATCTGTGGCAGTTGCTGAGGACTATTCTACTCGTTTGGCTAGTTAAAAGGCGCCGATATTTTAACTATGTCAAACATTTTGACAAGCATCCAACGAATGGCTCAAGCATTCATTGACCCTACAGGGCTGTTGCTGGAACTTGGCTGCTTTCATTTTAGACCTACTAGGTCTATTTTGCAGTTTTCCACCAGTAAAGCTTGTTCGATAAAAGACAGCCCAGGGTTTTGAACTAACCACAAGTAAGTAGAAACAGGTTATGACTCTGCAAAGCTTTTATagaatcagtgtgtgtgtgtgtttgtgtgttgtgagCCTGTCAAAGCAGGTGAAATTCCTAGACATCAACCAATAGCCCATTACAATAAACTTCTGTCTTAAATCAAATACACACCGTTGGGATGGTCTTGGGTGGAAATGTGCAGGGAACCCGTCCATGTTTCTGGTGGAAAGGCAGGACCACAGCTGGATCTACAGGTATCCAGGGTACATGGCCTGATGCAGGGGGTTGTGGAACGGAGCTGTGGATCTGCTGCAGGTTGTACGCCGCCCGACCCACTTTTTCTTTAGCGGCTTTTAACAATGTCACAAATGGTTCCCCTGCTTTGTGTGTAATCAGGTACTGTCCTTCCTCTAACCtacaaaagcaaataaagtCACTGAAGGTGTGCCACGGTGAAAAGCATGACACAAACACTGCAATGATTTCTTTAGACAGAGGATGACTACTTCACTACAGCAACGTAGGTGAGCtacatctgaaaaaaagcagaagatgaCAGATCTGCTGTGTGTCGTTGAGCAATCAGTTGTGCAAGCCTCCAGCCAGACATGAAGATAAACTGATGTCATATTTTTACTCCCAAGCCAAAAGAAAATTTCACCATCTTAAAGACAGTTTAAGACATGTTTTAACAACCAATCCTTTAACTAAACAGTGTTTTAGAGCAAGCTCCAACCCTTTTGAAACTTCACAGCGTCATTATCAGCCATCACAATTCATTACAAATTCCTGCATATCGATGACTGTATACATTAACTAGAATCTGTCTTGTTTGCATTTGTACTGGATTAAGATTTCTGCCCCCCCAAGCAAACAATCTATCAGCCTAAATACTGCCACTGAAAACAACTTTACAAGTTCATGCAATAAGGAGAGAGAGAATTAAGATAGcagtgctaaaaaaaaaaaaacataataaaataaaaaagaaaacttaaaactgaGAAATGCAACTTACCCTGCTAGCTTTTTCAGTAAGTGGTGTAGTATATTCAATGACTTGGGAGGtctagaaagaaaaagatgatcAGATGGGTCAGGATTCAAACTTCAGCTCTAAGATAAAAACAGAGCATGGTAGTGATGCACAATACAACTCATAATTTACAGTTTCATACACTACAGAGCAGTGTCATTTACAGATACagttttagattaaaatatttcagctACCACAGCTAGATTTCAACCATAGAAACTAGGGATCGGCATTTTAAGTCGAGTCAAAGTCTATTAGTAAGATGCCATCATGATGCcatcaaaaattaaatgaaaaatattttatctccaaagcaaaattgtaaaatgtgcGTGAATTCCATTCacaagtgctttttttttaaaaattttgttaTGTTATTAACATTCTAAGGGCTCTATTGTCCTTTATTGTACAGTAGGTAGATAATAAAGTGGCTCAGATAGACGCCAGGATTGAACCTGGGCTGGCTACGTTTTTGGGGTGGAGGCTATGCCAGGTAAACTAAACATTATGCTTTTCTCGTCATTTTGTGACTGTTTAGTAAttgtgctgctctggtctgttgcttCCACTACTGGGGAAAACTCCAACAGAAACCACTGATaaactttcctgcttccacctccAAACCGAGCTATGAAGGCTGAGGTGAGGTGGCtactcctgggtgaagctgcagctagcttcaagGTTAGCTCTCGtctctttacccagcagtggtgaagcagatacgggactctgctggaactaaaattgctaaagcttgtagcaaaacattcaccgcTAGACAGGACGTTTTTCACAGAAAACTTTCTTTTCTCCAACATCCCCCCGCTCTGACTCAGACCAGCGCTGTTGTCAGACCAGCTGACACGCCCCCTCTCTAGCTCGACCTTAAAGGGGCCACGCTATTCTTTTAACATAGCTGTAAACAGCACTATGTCTCTGTGCAATAAGACACAACACTCCAAacaaaaagttgaataaaaaaaaaaaaaaaaaacctgttgaTTTTGTGTGACGTTTTGACTAATCGTTTAGTCAATTAGTTGTACACATCCCTAATAGAAATCTTTTCTAGGAACTAGAGACCTTATGGAACATCTTTCCTTTCACTCCCTTCAATTCCACTTAGAAATTCAGGGGTAAACACAGttacagatcattttaaaaatatttcactgcTTAAATTGGCCCTGGTGGACAGATAGCACTTTCAAGTTTACCCAGTACCTCCGTAGTGAGACTAAAATCTGTGAAATTTTACACAGACGTCCCCATCACACAGTTCTGCCATATGGGCCACAACAATGAACCTTTACTctttcacacatgaacatgaGGCTGTGGAATTGGACGAGGCATGATGTAAAGTTGGCAGTGTTGTCATGTAGTGTGACTTATACAATATGTGCAAAATATATCCCTCTTACAATTTCTTCAGCTGGCCCTAAGTACATTACAATACTAAGGATGATGACCACATATTTAGACTCTCTATGTTGTAGTTTGTATGAGTCAGTAATGGATGTTAACACTTCATGTAATATCACAAAAATTCACTACGAAACATGATTGATTCATAAAAGCAACTTTAAACTGGGCCTGTTTTGCCTGTTACAACCTCCCATGCTGGCTCATAAGGTTTGTCAGAGGTGGGTAAACTTTGAACCccattttgtctctgttttttcACAAATTATACCGATCTGCAACAAAGCACGGGttccagtttaaaaaatgtatgaaagtAGCTTGAGTATTCCCAGTGTCTCTTTTTCACCTGTGTGTCTCagtaatttcatatttaatctCCACTATAAAATTTCTGGGGATTAAAATTAGTTAACTTTCAGTTGTACCGCAGAAAAGGCAGCTACTATTAACACAACAATTAAACCCTGTCATTCATTCCTGCCAATCAGCTGCAACCCTA
This window contains:
- the LOC121647766 gene encoding annexin A2-like — protein: MALISEFLGQLSLNISADEPKYPSLLPALDFDPDRDAARIETAIKTKGVDEQTIIDVLTKRTYSQRREIAFAYERRAKKDMISALKGALSGSLETVILGLMKSTAQFDATEIRGSIKGLGTDEETLIEILCSRSNDELVEIKKVYKELFKKELEKDVSGDTSGNFAKLLLALVQTKRAEPSAIVDYEQIDEDARALYDAGVKIKGTDVPTWISIMSERSVPHLQKVFQKYKSYSPYDMQESIVKEVKGDLQMSFLVLVQCFENKQLFFAKRLNEAMKSKGAKEKIVTRIIVSRCEVDLKKIASEYKKAFGQSLQQTIAEHTKGDYQKALLSLCGPEE